The following are encoded in a window of Dioscorea cayenensis subsp. rotundata cultivar TDr96_F1 chromosome 16, TDr96_F1_v2_PseudoChromosome.rev07_lg8_w22 25.fasta, whole genome shotgun sequence genomic DNA:
- the LOC120279647 gene encoding UDP-N-acetylglucosamine transferase subunit ALG14, translated as MEEYLEAGFPKLVLLFVAIIISLIAIRLTYVFLRSGKPFVVPPERVSTMIVLGSGGHTAEMLSIVNVLNKERFSPRFYVSAATDNMSLQKAQVLEQSLLHQGKGNAEAAQFMQIYRSREVGQSYITSVGTSLIAIAHAIWFILKIRPQVIICNGPGTCIPLCVAAFMFKAAGLRWSSIFYIESIARVRKLSLSGLLLYKLHLTDQFVVQWPQLQSKYPRSQYVGRIM; from the exons ATGGAGGAATACCTTGAAGCTGGTTTTCCCAAGCTTGTCCTGTTGTTTGTTGCAATCATCATTTCTCTGATTGCAATTCGTTTGACGTATGTTTTCCTAAGGAGTGGAAAACCATTTGTAGTTCCACCAGAGCGTGTTAGCACTATGATTGTTCTCGGGTCAG GTGGTCACACGGCGGAGATGCTTAGCATAGTGAATGTGCTCAACAAGGAGAGATTCTCACCAAGGTTTTATGTTTCCGCCGCAACTGATAACATGAGTCTTCAAAAGGCGCAGGTTTTAGAGCAATCTTTGTTGCATCAAGGGAAG GGCAATGCAGAGGCTGCTCAGTTTATGCAGATTTACCGCAGCCGTGAAGTGGGACAATCTTATATAACCTCTGTTGGGACTAGTTTAATTGCAATTGCACATGCTATATGGTTCATATTGAAAATCAGACCTCAAGTG ATCATTTGCAATGGTCCAGGTACTTGTATTCCACTTTGTGTTGCAGCATTCATGTTCAAG GCAGCAGGCCTTCGTTGGTCATCAATCTTCTATATTGAGAGTATTGCAAGAGTGAGAAAGCTATCATTAAGCGGCTTGTTGCTTTACAAACTACACCTTACCGATCAATTTGTGGTGCAATGGCCACAGTTGCAGAGCAAATATCCCCGATCACAATACGTTGGTCGCATCATGTAA